In Aquila chrysaetos chrysaetos chromosome 10, bAquChr1.4, whole genome shotgun sequence, the following proteins share a genomic window:
- the OSTN gene encoding osteocrin has protein sequence MLQFQLVVVHLALVITLLQWHSSSVLLAEAAPEPLEPSAALGMGAHPIASEEKSPTNLAAKLFLLDELVSLENEVTETKKKRSFPGFGSPIDRISSTSVDAKGKQRKVVELPKRRFGVPLDRIGVSRLGNTKGASVLND, from the exons ATGCTGCAGTTCCAGCTTGTTGTGGTGCATTTGGCCCTCGTGATTACCCTGCTGCAGTGGCACTCTAGCTCAGTGCTCCTTGCAGAGGCAGCTCCGGAG CCTTTGGagccttctgctgctctgggcaTGGGAGCACATCCCATTGCCAGTGAAGAGAAGTCACCTACCAACCTGGCAGCCAAACTGTTCCTTCTTGATGAGCTAGTGTCTTTGGAGAACGAGGTGACTGAgaccaagaagaaaagaagtttccCAGGATTTGGCTCCCCAATTGACAGAATTTCTTCAACCTCTGTGGATGCTAAAGGCAAACAGAG gAAAGTGGTTGAGCTGCCTAAGAGAAGGTTTGGAGTTCCTCTTGACCGGATTGGAGTGAGCCGTCTTGGCAACACCAAGG GTGCTTCTGTTCTGAATGATTGA
- the UTS2B gene encoding urotensin-2B → MLLGGGNVEKMWSVQLFLGVLTILTITVYVPSTHGEPFLLQENRVLPEREDTNHEDTLLTLLLNKKLAWRRPENIDWELAKKFEELEQLEKLKDQLSTEEGSEVAYALESLSASQPKKRACFWKYCI, encoded by the exons ATGCTTTTGGGTGGTGGGAACGTGGAGAAGATGTGGTCTGTCCAGCTGTTCCTTGGAGTGCTAACCATCTTGACCATCACTGTGTATGTCCCGTCTACACATGGAGAGCCTTTTTTACTACAAG AGAACCGGGTGCTTCCGGAGAGAGAAGACACAAATCACGAGGACACACTGCTGACTCTGCTTCTTAATAAGAAACTTGCATGGCGGAGACCGGAAAATATTG ACTGGGAGCTGGCAAAGAAATTTGAAGAGCTTGAACAG ctggAGAAGTTGAAGGATCAGCTCTCAACTGAGGAAGGGTCAGAGGTGGCCTATGCCTTGGAAAGTCTCTCAGCATCCCAGCCCAAAAAACGCG CCTGCTTTTGGAAATACTGCATCTGA